A genomic region of Acipenser ruthenus chromosome 9, fAciRut3.2 maternal haplotype, whole genome shotgun sequence contains the following coding sequences:
- the LOC117405696 gene encoding ATP-dependent (S)-NAD(P)H-hydrate dehydratase-like isoform X1 codes for MLANTRGFLWSDVETRALLDIWGEQDVQTALDGNFRNSHVYRDVACRLGEMGFDRTPEQCRIRVKGLKRQYYQAKEGIKKNGHYRKICKFYDEMEGILSNRPHVDPQDMIDSVAVGDEALDGTEEEAEGIGHSHEAYMESTGECSYAEHTVKLESPPFPIPVPSSSNGAGQRQSNTQTKTPPMARPKRSKKRYTNLSLDKLMEKFLEQSMEAEENFYKYEEQRLKVEDRRREAEHSRELQMLQVLGQMFAGIASPAQPRTQTGSSAPLLGQHNPHHADHINHHNMTSAPSQPIVIERAFTLSNLQAVRNMENIIPLVRNIIPPLTSKKHKGQDGRVGIIGGCQEYTGAPYFAAVSALKVGADLSHVFCTKDAAAVIKSYSPELIVHPVLDSPNAVEEVEKWLSRLHTVVVGPGLGRDDRLLGNAKAIIEKSKALGIPVIVDADGLWLIAQQPSIIQGYQRAILTPNYMEFSQLYEAVCRDSVDSSDNQRNVVRLSQAMGNVTIVQKGEKDIISDGDKVIVCSHEGSSRRCGGQGDLLSGSLGALAHWAFMSGPEKTNGLNPSLVAALGACTLTRQCNHQAFHKHGRSTTTTDMIAEVGPAFKKLF; via the exons ATGCTAGCAAACACTAGAGGTTTCCTGTGGTCAGACGTGGAGACCAGAGCTTTGCTGGATATCTGGGGCGAGCAGGATGTGCAGACGGCGTTGGACGGAAACTTTCGCAACAGTCACGTTTACCGAGACGTAGCCTGTAGGCTTGGGGAGATGGGGTTCGATAGGACGCCCGAGCAGTGCAGAATACGAGTAAAGGGATTAAAAAGGCAGTACTACCAGGCGAAAGAAGGGATTAAAAAGAATGGACACTATCGGAAGATCTGCAAGTTTTACGACGAAATGGAGGGAATACTAAGCAACAGACCTCATGTCGATCCCCAGGACATGATCGACAGTGTTGCGGTGGGGGATGAAGCATTGGATGGCACAGAAGAAGAGGCAGAAGGAATCGGTCACTCGCACGAAGCCTATATGGAGAGCACTGGCGAGTGCTCCTATGCTGAACACACCGTGAAGTTGGAAAGCCCGCCGTTCCCTATCCCAGTGCCGTCATCAAGCAACG GTGCAGGACAGAGGCAAAGCAACACTCAAACCAAAACACCTCCCATGGCACGGCCCAAAAGGTCCAAAAAGCGCTACACAAATCTGTCTCTGGACAAGCTCATGGAAAAATTTCTGGAGCAGAGCATGGAGGCGGAAGAGAATTTTTACAAATATGAGGAGCAGAGACTCAAAGTGGAAGACAGACGGCGTGAAGCAGAACATTCACGCGAGCTCCAGATGCTGCAGGTGCTGGGACAGATGTTTGCTGGGATCGCTAGCCCGGCCCAGCCGCGCACACAgactgggtcctctgcccctctGCTGGGTCAGCACAATCCCCACCACGCTGACCACATTAATCACCACAATATGACATCAGCTCCATCTCAGCCAATAG TAATCGAGAGGGCCTTCACACTGAGCAATCTACAAGCAGTAAGGAATATGGAAAATATTATTCCACTTGTGAGAAACATTATTCCTCCCTTGACTTCAAAAAAACATAAAGGTCAAGATGGGAGGGTTGGCATCATAGGGGGATGTCAAGA ATACACAGGAGCACCGTACTTTGCAGCTGTATCTGCTCTTAAAGTG ggtgCAGATTTGTCTCACGTATTTTGCACGAAAGACGCTGCTGCTGTAATAAAATCTTACAGCCCAGAATTGATTGTACATCCGGTCCT TGACAGCCCTAATGCAGTTGAGGAAGTTGAGAAGTGGTTGTCCAGGCTTCATACTGTAGTTGTGGGACCAGGGTTAGGCAGAGATGATCGCCTGCTCGGAAATGCTAAG GCTATTATAGAGAAATCCAAGGCTCTGGGTATTCCTGTCATTGTTGATGCA GATGGATTATGGCTTATTGCTCAGCAGCCATCTATCATTCAAGGTTACCAGCGCGCCATTCTGACTCCTAATTACATGGAATTCAGTCAGCTGTATGAAGCAGTG TGCAGGGACTCTGTGGACAGCAGTGATAATCAAAGAAATGTTGTGAGGCTTAGCCAAGCTATGGGAAATGTGACTATTGTCCAGAAAGGTGAAAAAGACATTATTTCTGATGGAGATAAGG TAATTGTATGTAGTCATGAAGGTAGCAGCCGTCGATGTGGAGGACAAGGAGATCTACTTTCTGGCTCTCTTGGAGCGCTGGCACACTGGGCATTTATGTCTGGACCAGAAAAAACTAACGG GCTCAACCCTTCCCTTGTGGCTGCATTGGGAGCCTGCACCCTTACCAGACAGTGTAACCACCAGGCCTTCCACAAACATGGACGCTCTACAACAACAACAGACATGATTGCAGAAGTCGGCCCTgcctttaaaaaacttttttaa
- the LOC117405643 gene encoding ras-related protein Rab-20-like, whose product MDDCALFKEAEGDESPVQTMGSPRLRKQVHMEDAVMLYKRILKYKMLEEKDCLPAEKMCFETSTKTGCGPWFRLLNLGLQECDAESFSLLRKSRGIDFGSNQKSKTLLRKNPTVFLLF is encoded by the exons ATGGATGACTGTGCCTTGTTTAAAGAGGCAGAAGGAGATGAGAGCCCAGTTCAGACTATGGGCAGCCCCAGACTGCGGAAGCAAGTGCACATGGAGGATGCCGTCATGCTGTATAAAAGGATTCTGAAGTACAAAATGCTAGAGGAAAAGGACTGCCTCCCTGCAGAGAAGATGTGCTTCGAGACCAGCACCAAAACAGG aTGTGGCCCGTGGTTCCGTTTGCTCAACTTGGGTCTTCAGGAATGTGATGCTGAATCGTTTAGTCTtcttaggaagagcagaggaatAGATTTTGGTTCAAACCAAAAGTCAAAGACACTACTAAGGAAAAATCCTACTGTATTTCTTCTGTTTTGA
- the cars2 gene encoding probable cysteine--tRNA ligase, mitochondrial encodes MFVQTLQFNCNCFIFVFLPVHIQKVIVNEGDYVFLKIRMCIINHLLPFWRLTSKTRVFELSSFKARTFQKINVQCFNKVNHLRSDTLCTGSEKKWQKPMGFDTGLKTYNSLTKGKEPLILAKEGIATWYSCGPTVYDHAHLGHACSYVRFDIVQRILTRVFGINVIHVMVITDIDDKIIKRASELNMSSTVLARLYEEEFKSDMAALKVLPPTVYMRVTENIPQIIAFIEGIINNQHAYATPKGSVYFDIKSIGSRYGKLMGGFVDSGGELGDTGDTDKRNARDFALWKASKPQEPFWESPWGKGRPGWHIECSTIASTVFGSQLDIHSGGIDLAFPHHENEIAQCEAYHQCAQWGNYFLHSGHLHLKGSEEKMSKSLKNFITIKDFFQTFSANEFRMFCLLTKYRSAIDYSDASMNEAKSVLSSISSFFSDAGAYMTGKLLCQSVDEGFLWERLAAAKVNVQTALTDDFDTPRAIDEIMGLIHHGNRQLQAVTKGGQSSRSPAVFGAILSYIEGFLDTVGVSVKENTCVTGESSHGTLPSVVEQLVSFRSQVRSYALATDELAPVLSDCSQLSEERKSQLKEHRKQQIREREPLLKACDVLRRDLAPLGINIKDRGNTSTWEITEKRTELQKEEAN; translated from the exons ATGTTTGTACAAACACTGCAATTTAattgtaactgttttatttttgtttttttaccagtcCATATTCAGAAAGTTATTGTGAATGAAGGAgactatgtttttttaaaaatcagaatgTGCATAATCAATCATTTGCTGCCTTTCTGGAGACTCACAAGCAAAACACGAGTGTTTGAGTTGTCATCTTTCAAAGCAAGGACGTTCcagaaaataaatgtgcaatGCTTTAACAAAGTGAACCATTTAAGATCCGACACGTTGTGTACAGGATCCGAGAAGAAATGGCAAAAACCAATGGGATTTGACACCGGCTTAAAGACATATAACAGCCTCACTAAAGGAAAAGAACCTCTAATACTGGCAAAAGAAGGAATTGCGAcctg GTATAGCTGTGGTCCTACAGTATATGATCATGCCCATCTTGGACATGCTTG tTCCTATGTTAGGTTTGATATTGTGCAAAGGATTCTTACCAGAGTATTTGGAATCAATGTTATCCACGTGATGGTCATTACTGACATTGATGACAAGATTATTAAAAGAGCCTCTGAG ttaaACATGTCTTCAACAGTTCTTGCTCGACTTTATGAAGAGGAGTTTAAGAGTGATATGGCAGCGCTCAAG GTACTTCCTCCTACAGTTTATATGAGAGTTACTGAGAATATTCCACAAATCATTGCTTTTATAGAAGGCATAATAAACAACCAGCATGCTTATGCAACACCCAAAG GCAGTGTCTATTTTGACATCAAGTCAATTGGAAGTCGATATGGAAAGCTAATGGGCGGGTTTGTTGACTCCGGAGGGGAGCTAG GTGACACAGGTGACACTGATAAGCGAAATGCCAGGGATTTTGCCCTTTGGAAGGCATCCAAGCCGCAGGAACCATTCTGGGAGTCTCCATGGGGAAAAGGAAGACCTGGCTGGCACATTGAATGCTCCACAATAGCAAG CACTGTTTTTGGAAGTCAATTGGATATTCATTCTGGCGGGATAGACCTTGCCTTTCCACATCATGAAAATGAAATTGCACAATGTGAAGCTTATCATCAGTGTGCTCAATGGGGAAACTACTTTCTGCACTCAG GACATTTGCATCTTAAAGGAAGTGAAGAGAAGATGTCCAAATCTTTAAAAAACTTCATCACAATAAAG GACTTTTTCCAGACATTTTCAGCAAATGAATTCAGAATGTTTTGCCTTCTTACCAAGTACAGATCAG CAATTGACTACAGCGATGCCAGTATGAATGAAGCTAAAAGCGTTCTGAGTTCCATCTCGTCATTTTTCAGTGATGCGGGTGCTTACATGACAGGAAAATTGTTGTGCCAGAGTGTTGATGAAGGCTTTTTGTGGGAAAG GTTAGCGGCTGCAAAAGTGAATGTTCAGACAGCACTGACAGATGACTTTGACACCCCAAGGGCTATTGATGAAATTATGGGCCTCATTCACCATGGCAACCGGCAGCTTCAGGCTGTTACTAAG GGAGGTCAGTCTTCCAGAAGCCCAGCTGTGTTTGGAGCCATTCTTTCTTACATAGAGGGATTCTTGGACACAGTGGGTGTTTCTGTAAAGGAGAATACG tGTGTAACAGGAGAAAGTTCACATGGCACTCTTCCTAGTGTTGTTGAACAGTTGGTGAGTTTTCGAAGCCAGGTTCGCAGTTATGCCCTGGCTACCGATGAACTTGCTCCAGTTTTATCTGACTGCAGTCAGCTGTCCGAGGAGAGGAAGTCCCAGCTAAAGGAGCACAGGAAGCAGCAGATACGGGAGCGGGAACCTCTTCTGAAGGCCTGTGATGTCCTTCGGAGGGACCTCGCACCCCTTGGAATTAACATTAAG GACAGAGGTAACACCTCAACGTGGGAAATAACAGAGAAGAGGACAGAGCTGCAAAAGGAAGAGGCAAACTAG
- the LOC117405487 gene encoding inhibitor of growth protein 1-like translates to MLSPTNGDPLHVVNYVEDYLDSIESLPLDMQRNVSLMRETDAKYQEILKELDENYEKHKKETDPVQKKRLLQSIQRALIRSQELGDEKIQIVSQMVEQVENRTRQVDSHVELFETCQEPIESTVTPGKTSQEKSRNETVSTNEKPSNKRSRRQRNNENRENASNNHEEEITTGTPKEKKAKTSKKKKRSKAKAEREASPADLPIDPNEPTYCLCNQVSYGEMIGCDNDECPIEWFHFSCVALNHKPKGKWYCPKCRGENEKTMDKSLEKSKKERAYNR, encoded by the exons atgctgagcCCTACGAATGGGGATCCGCTCCACGTTGTTAACTATGTGGAGGACTATTTGGACTCGATCGAGTCTTTGCCTTTAGACATGCAGAGAAACGTCTCTTTGATGAGGGAAACTGACGCTAAATATCAAG AGATTTTAAAGGAGCTAGATGAGAATTACGAGAAGCACAAGAAAGAGACAGACCCGGTGCAGAAGAAGAGACTGCTGCAAAGCATCCAGAGAGCGCTGATCCGCAGCCAGGAGCTGGGGGACGAGAAGATCCAGATAGTGAGTCAGATGGTGGAGCAGGTGGAGAACCGAACCCGGCAGGTGGACAGTCATGTGGAACTCTTTGAGACTTGCCAGGAGCCCATCGAAAGCACAGTCACCCCAGGAAAAACCAGCCAAGAGAAATCCAGAAACGAGACTGTGAGCACAAACGAGAAGCCCAGCAATAAGAGATCCAGACGGCAGAGGAACAATGAAAATCGGGAGAACGCATCCAACAATCACGAGGAGGAGATCACAACGGGAACGCCCAAGGAGAAGAAAGCAAAAACGTCCAAGAAGAAGAAGCGATCAAAGGCCAAGGCGGAGAGAGAGGCTTCCCCCGCAGACCTACCCATTGACCCCAACGAGCCAACCTACTGCCTGTGTAACCAGGTCTCTTACGGGGAAATGATCGGCTGTGATAACGACGAGTGTCCGATTGAGTGGTTCCACTTCTCTTGCGTGGCACTTAACCATAAACCCAAGGGTAAATGGTACTGCCCCAAGTGCAGAGGGGAGAATGAGAAAACAATGGACAAATCTCTTGAGAAATCAAAAAAAGAAAGGGCTTACAACAGGTAG
- the LOC117405696 gene encoding ATP-dependent (S)-NAD(P)H-hydrate dehydratase-like isoform X2: MQENLDQLRLAVNPCSWKQVIERAFTLSNLQAVRNMENIIPLVRNIIPPLTSKKHKGQDGRVGIIGGCQEYTGAPYFAAVSALKVGADLSHVFCTKDAAAVIKSYSPELIVHPVLDSPNAVEEVEKWLSRLHTVVVGPGLGRDDRLLGNAKAIIEKSKALGIPVIVDADGLWLIAQQPSIIQGYQRAILTPNYMEFSQLYEAVCRDSVDSSDNQRNVVRLSQAMGNVTIVQKGEKDIISDGDKVIVCSHEGSSRRCGGQGDLLSGSLGALAHWAFMSGPEKTNGLNPSLVAALGACTLTRQCNHQAFHKHGRSTTTTDMIAEVGPAFKKLF, encoded by the exons ATGCAGGAGAACCTGGATCAGCTCAGACTGGCGGTCAATCCATGctcatggaaacaag TAATCGAGAGGGCCTTCACACTGAGCAATCTACAAGCAGTAAGGAATATGGAAAATATTATTCCACTTGTGAGAAACATTATTCCTCCCTTGACTTCAAAAAAACATAAAGGTCAAGATGGGAGGGTTGGCATCATAGGGGGATGTCAAGA ATACACAGGAGCACCGTACTTTGCAGCTGTATCTGCTCTTAAAGTG ggtgCAGATTTGTCTCACGTATTTTGCACGAAAGACGCTGCTGCTGTAATAAAATCTTACAGCCCAGAATTGATTGTACATCCGGTCCT TGACAGCCCTAATGCAGTTGAGGAAGTTGAGAAGTGGTTGTCCAGGCTTCATACTGTAGTTGTGGGACCAGGGTTAGGCAGAGATGATCGCCTGCTCGGAAATGCTAAG GCTATTATAGAGAAATCCAAGGCTCTGGGTATTCCTGTCATTGTTGATGCA GATGGATTATGGCTTATTGCTCAGCAGCCATCTATCATTCAAGGTTACCAGCGCGCCATTCTGACTCCTAATTACATGGAATTCAGTCAGCTGTATGAAGCAGTG TGCAGGGACTCTGTGGACAGCAGTGATAATCAAAGAAATGTTGTGAGGCTTAGCCAAGCTATGGGAAATGTGACTATTGTCCAGAAAGGTGAAAAAGACATTATTTCTGATGGAGATAAGG TAATTGTATGTAGTCATGAAGGTAGCAGCCGTCGATGTGGAGGACAAGGAGATCTACTTTCTGGCTCTCTTGGAGCGCTGGCACACTGGGCATTTATGTCTGGACCAGAAAAAACTAACGG GCTCAACCCTTCCCTTGTGGCTGCATTGGGAGCCTGCACCCTTACCAGACAGTGTAACCACCAGGCCTTCCACAAACATGGACGCTCTACAACAACAACAGACATGATTGCAGAAGTCGGCCCTgcctttaaaaaacttttttaa